A stretch of the Syntrophorhabdaceae bacterium genome encodes the following:
- the rfbF gene encoding glucose-1-phosphate cytidylyltransferase, with translation MDKSIPVVILCGGMGTRLAEQTEVRPKPLVEIGGKPILWHIMKHYSYYGFNDFYLALGYKGEQIKRYFLDFYALGTDFIVSLKNGDVKTLNHNRSENWHVHLIDTGQTTLTGGRLKKLETFLKKQTFMMTYGDGVSDVDLKRLLKFHKMKGGLVTLTAVRPPARFGALEFDGDRIRHFKEKSFLHEGWINGGFFVIEPKALEYIESDVMWEHGPMERLAADGELYAYRHEGFWQCMDTLRDLKYLESLWQTGNPPWKTW, from the coding sequence ATGGACAAAAGTATCCCTGTTGTTATCCTCTGTGGTGGTATGGGCACACGCCTTGCTGAACAGACTGAAGTTAGGCCAAAACCACTTGTTGAAATAGGGGGGAAACCAATTTTATGGCATATTATGAAGCATTATTCTTATTATGGATTTAATGATTTTTATCTTGCCCTTGGGTATAAGGGCGAACAAATCAAGAGGTATTTTCTCGATTTTTATGCACTAGGGACAGATTTTATAGTATCATTGAAAAATGGAGATGTAAAGACATTGAATCATAACAGATCTGAAAATTGGCATGTTCATTTGATTGATACGGGCCAGACAACACTTACTGGTGGACGATTAAAAAAGCTCGAGACTTTTCTAAAAAAACAAACCTTTATGATGACATATGGAGATGGAGTGAGCGATGTGGATTTGAAGAGACTTTTAAAATTTCATAAAATGAAAGGTGGGCTGGTGACTCTTACAGCAGTGAGGCCTCCTGCGCGTTTTGGTGCACTTGAATTTGATGGCGACAGGATCAGGCATTTTAAAGAGAAATCATTTCTCCATGAAGGATGGATTAATGGAGGATTTTTCGTTATCGAGCCTAAAGCCCTGGAATATATAGAATCCGATGTTATGTGGGAACATGGTCCTATGGAGCGTCTTGCAGCAGATGGAGAATTATACGCTTATCGTCATGAAGGCTTCTGGCAGTGCATGGATACTCTTCGAGACTTAAAATATCTGGAATCTTTATGGCAAACAGGAAACCCACCATGGAAAACATGGTAA
- the rfbG gene encoding CDP-glucose 4,6-dehydratase: MINRKPSNHKIIQHSLFGGVYQGKRILITGHTGFKGSWLALWLHALGAQVIGLSLPPNTEPNHFDLIGLKDLIHHCIGDIRNLPTVQATFATAQPEIVFHLAAQPIVRESYDDPKTTFDTNIGGTVNVLEAIRHCPSVKAVVVVTSDKCYENKEWVWGYRENDPMGGHDPYSASKGAVEIVCSAYLRSFFQISGRGPHIGFATSRAGNVIGGGDWAKDRIIPDCVRALSVDEPIIVRNPCAVRPWQHVLEPLSGYLFLGQKLIVNPEKFSGAWNFGPLGDDSIKVGELVSRFIKVWGKGEVHTPEMLDAPHEAHMLRLVIDKAVHELKWFPVLNGLEAIDWTVEWYKAWHGGNKELQRFSLNQIAAYTGIASKKNAEWTKSSN; this comes from the coding sequence ATGATTAATAGAAAACCCTCTAATCATAAAATAATTCAACACTCTCTGTTCGGTGGTGTTTATCAAGGTAAGCGCATTCTCATCACCGGTCATACTGGTTTTAAAGGTTCATGGCTTGCTCTTTGGCTGCATGCCTTGGGAGCTCAAGTGATTGGTTTGTCTCTGCCGCCCAATACCGAACCAAACCATTTCGATCTTATAGGTTTGAAAGACTTGATACATCATTGTATAGGCGATATCCGCAATCTTCCTACCGTGCAGGCCACCTTTGCCACCGCCCAACCTGAGATCGTCTTCCATTTGGCGGCTCAACCCATCGTCCGTGAATCCTACGATGACCCCAAAACTACATTTGATACAAATATTGGAGGTACAGTAAATGTCCTGGAGGCTATCCGACATTGTCCATCCGTAAAAGCTGTCGTAGTAGTGACCTCAGATAAGTGTTATGAAAACAAGGAATGGGTATGGGGTTACCGGGAAAACGACCCGATGGGAGGGCACGATCCTTATAGCGCCAGCAAAGGAGCAGTAGAGATTGTTTGTTCTGCATACCTCCGTTCTTTTTTTCAAATCAGTGGTCGTGGACCACACATAGGTTTTGCCACATCACGTGCAGGCAATGTAATAGGTGGTGGGGATTGGGCAAAGGATAGGATTATACCTGATTGTGTAAGGGCCTTGTCAGTTGACGAGCCGATTATTGTTAGAAATCCATGCGCTGTTCGTCCTTGGCAACATGTACTTGAACCGCTATCAGGATATCTTTTTCTTGGACAGAAGCTGATTGTAAATCCAGAAAAGTTTTCAGGGGCCTGGAATTTTGGACCTTTAGGAGATGATTCTATTAAAGTCGGGGAGCTTGTTTCACGTTTTATTAAAGTGTGGGGCAAAGGAGAGGTGCATACCCCTGAAATGCTGGATGCACCTCACGAAGCCCATATGCTTCGCCTTGTGATTGATAAGGCAGTCCATGAGCTTAAATGGTTTCCTGTCTTAAATGGCTTGGAAGCTATAGATTGGACAGTGGAATGGTATAAGGCCTGGCATGGCGGTAATAAAGAACTACAAAGGTTTTCTTTAAACCAAATTGCGGCTTACACCGGCATTGCATCAAAGAAAAATGCAGAATGGACAAAAAGCAGTAATTAG
- the rfbH gene encoding lipopolysaccharide biosynthesis protein RfbH: MGEREIRNKICELIKEIYNIKFQQKDFIPGKTPVRYAGRVFDEKEIQAAVEASLDFWLTEGRFTEEFQLELASIVGTEYALLVNSGSSSNLLALTALTSPLMGKRQLKSGDEVITVAAGFPTTLNPIILNNLMPVFVDVDIPTYNANVEQIKQAISPKTRAIFIAHTLGNPFNLNEILEIVNKHNLFLIEDCCDALGSRYKRADDCKGRNTANNQSSESFVGSFGHLSTFSFYPAHHITLGEGGAVLTSDETLARIVRSLKDWGRDCYCGPGENNTCGRRFTGKYGELPRGYDHKYVYSHIGYNLKATEMQAAIGVEQLKKLDSFCAARRANFNRWIEGFKRHEDKFILPEPTENSDPAWFAFPVTVRESAGFTRTELTDYLNQHLIETRNLFGGNLLRQPAYLGIQHRKISDLPNTDRIMNDTFFLGTFPGIGKPQIEYTMEVIERFIKIR, translated from the coding sequence ATGGGAGAAAGGGAAATAAGAAATAAGATTTGTGAGCTGATTAAAGAGATTTACAATATAAAATTCCAACAAAAAGATTTTATACCAGGAAAGACACCAGTCCGTTATGCAGGAAGGGTTTTTGATGAAAAAGAAATTCAGGCTGCTGTGGAGGCATCGCTTGATTTCTGGCTTACAGAAGGACGATTTACAGAGGAATTCCAGTTAGAACTCGCATCAATTGTTGGAACAGAATATGCGCTACTGGTCAACTCTGGTTCTTCATCCAACCTATTGGCATTGACGGCTCTTACATCACCCCTGATGGGTAAAAGACAATTAAAATCAGGAGACGAAGTTATAACTGTTGCAGCAGGATTTCCAACTACACTCAACCCTATTATTTTAAATAATTTAATGCCAGTTTTTGTAGATGTTGATATTCCGACATATAATGCAAATGTAGAACAAATAAAACAAGCAATTTCACCAAAGACACGAGCAATATTTATAGCCCACACCCTTGGCAATCCTTTTAACCTCAATGAGATTTTAGAGATTGTTAACAAACATAATCTATTTCTTATTGAAGACTGTTGTGATGCACTGGGCAGCAGATACAAAAGGGCAGATGATTGTAAGGGTAGAAATACAGCTAATAACCAATCTTCTGAATCCTTTGTTGGTTCTTTCGGTCACCTCTCCACCTTTAGCTTTTATCCCGCACATCATATAACACTTGGGGAAGGAGGTGCTGTCCTTACCTCAGATGAAACCCTTGCGCGTATTGTCCGTTCGTTAAAGGACTGGGGACGCGACTGTTACTGTGGTCCTGGTGAAAACAATACCTGTGGTCGGCGATTCACTGGTAAATATGGTGAACTACCTCGTGGGTATGACCATAAATATGTGTACTCACATATAGGTTACAACCTCAAGGCTACTGAGATGCAGGCAGCAATAGGCGTTGAACAGCTAAAAAAATTGGATAGCTTTTGTGCTGCACGCCGTGCCAATTTCAATCGCTGGATAGAAGGATTTAAAAGACATGAAGATAAGTTCATTCTACCTGAGCCAACAGAAAATTCAGATCCAGCGTGGTTCGCATTTCCTGTTACTGTCAGAGAATCAGCAGGGTTTACCAGAACAGAATTGACCGATTACTTAAATCAGCATCTTATAGAGACGCGTAATCTCTTTGGTGGCAATCTACTTCGTCAGCCTGCATATCTTGGTATACAACATCGTAAAATAAGCGATCTTCCCAATACAGACCGCATAATGAATGATACCTTCTTCCTCGGCACATTTCCTGGCATCGGCAAACCGCAGATTGAATATACGATGGAAGTTATAGAACGATTTATAAAGATCAGATGA
- a CDS encoding FAD-dependent oxidoreductase, translated as MSNIMKIKCFVSSIENFNKEVFILKIKPTKRLPHFKPGQFLHLAIDPFDPSDGFWPESRVFSIASAQFDPEIKIAYAVKGVFTKRMRDEIYEGKEVWIKLPYGYFTIDTSTNNETVMVAGGTGITPFISFISAELNRPNSIPMRLVYGFKKPEFFLFKQIIVEAIKSFRDFKVSIFCEEDIKQIEDFHIEKGKIRFDSIWKISKEPHNSVYYLSGPVQMIKLFKENLIEKGIAQNRIRIDEWE; from the coding sequence ATGAGCAATATAATGAAAATTAAGTGTTTTGTTTCATCTATTGAGAATTTCAATAAAGAGGTTTTTATATTAAAAATTAAGCCAACAAAAAGGTTGCCACATTTCAAACCAGGCCAATTTTTGCACCTTGCCATTGATCCTTTTGACCCTTCAGATGGCTTTTGGCCTGAATCAAGGGTTTTTTCTATAGCATCTGCGCAATTTGACCCAGAAATAAAAATAGCATATGCCGTCAAGGGAGTTTTCACAAAAAGAATGAGAGATGAAATATATGAAGGAAAAGAGGTATGGATAAAATTACCTTATGGTTATTTCACAATTGATACATCAACAAATAATGAAACTGTAATGGTTGCAGGAGGAACAGGGATAACCCCATTTATTTCTTTTATTTCCGCTGAACTAAATAGGCCAAATAGCATCCCTATGAGGCTTGTTTATGGATTCAAAAAGCCTGAATTTTTTTTGTTTAAACAAATAATTGTTGAAGCAATCAAAAGTTTTAGAGATTTTAAAGTATCTATTTTTTGTGAAGAGGATATCAAGCAAATTGAAGATTTTCATATTGAAAAAGGCAAGATCAGATTCGATAGTATCTGGAAAATATCAAAAGAGCCACACAACTCAGTCTATTACTTATCTGGACCTGTTCAAATGATAAAATTATTTAAAGAAAACCTTATTGAAAAGGGTATTGCACAAAACAGAATACGAATTGATGAATGGGAGTAA
- a CDS encoding OmpH family outer membrane protein: protein MIIYFFIFCLFSGHARADSLKIGIFDLQRIMKESKTAMRHRQEFLFSIEQKRKPLLEREDAVKKMEDKLKKDAAGMTQEERRLIEEKIATEIKELRRQKEDIDSELKKIDQDLTQKTLKEMGRVIQDIAKKENYTIIFERNAAGIAYFKETHDITKKIIEEMK, encoded by the coding sequence TTGATTATATATTTTTTTATCTTTTGTCTTTTTTCAGGACACGCAAGGGCAGATTCGCTAAAGATTGGTATATTTGACCTTCAGAGGATTATGAAGGAATCGAAGACTGCAATGAGACACCGCCAGGAATTTTTATTTAGTATTGAACAGAAGAGGAAGCCTTTACTGGAAAGGGAGGATGCAGTAAAGAAGATGGAGGATAAATTAAAAAAGGATGCGGCAGGTATGACCCAAGAGGAGCGCAGACTTATAGAGGAAAAGATAGCCACAGAGATAAAGGAATTAAGGAGGCAGAAGGAGGACATAGATTCTGAACTTAAAAAGATAGACCAGGATCTTACTCAGAAGACACTCAAGGAGATGGGAAGGGTGATTCAGGATATAGCAAAAAAAGAGAACTACACAATCATATTCGAAAGGAATGCAGCAGGTATCGCTTATTTTAAAGAGACACATGATATAACAAAAAAGATCATAGAGGAGATGAAATAA
- a CDS encoding FecR domain-containing protein: MKRHLLSISFGILIVTFLTSPCLAGLAGKVMLVEGRVDVLKPGKNIAQPVRQGDPVDVGDIYRAKSNGRAEIVFLNGNLLKVAPNTRAEIKEFMSEGDRTNNVIKLHRGRVQAISGEEFIKKVSAFAEGNRYEVHTSNAVAGIRGSNMIVSFIRGITGTLFIAGRGYQYNPNDPGRRVVNIVAGNISFVTTANTPPTPPRKATEAETATFVRAVVAIEAKEEAQKTTTREEPGPTQAPGEPQREPGPAPAPATTTQMDSIIAASAPVGTPGPQTQPPPPPPPPPPPPPPPPPPPPPTTTGFSAPIDTYLRYMTKPLYGYTLENTGVSLIAPFRIKLEWGATPDDLDSHAYIPLEKGSSEGSYFHLYYANMGNPYTYQHKFPFAYLDTDVTTGYGPENIYIGHYSRGTTYYSVYNWTGSPSITTSSAKVYIENIDGTTVYKTYTIPTTGDGGWWNVFALESDIGRYSGTLYTIDKVDDYETLHSITVSAGSIIGLLSSTGDIFTGNDISINMAGDYPGTTAPTSMNYIWLQNISPWDGSKNLTKESGTFFGFLGGTDHSSTERSMEGLLYALYIAPDGGAGIIKGDLSGKVNSQRTQYRMTGSLNHYRFTTNIGINPSDLPVDWWNNPTYADLNIEMHAYGDDSGGGFMDQDYNFISPMAFREDYIRSVRFSSGSHDPYFGVWRAESFGRYDNIGTNNKWFIHTEYTEKDPYFYNDMEIFSVFVFGNEWANSKIVGKATGYLASWDTGITAILGGETIGTYNTSNRDFSAFSAGAFVETSRFLSMVSDANEKAKLTALGLPTTLTISNVNLSGYIPSPYIEFNNLRFFKLSEEKFLVWATDSVSGTYSGTLAPSGDVFRDTYPLGDNSSYPIYGDFRMNYTGYNSDTGSSNWIGEITAIGLFPYNDSYIAGNLVGYAAGRYTDTTITGTAVGDLSVIQFLAEISQIGLNTYNGTSYVDDGELEGFLGPESPLNYWSATYENPLGIMMMGIYKPPYAGMQYKKHIFSTDIFPSLGPSGPYTSYDGGSFYGSMVGMHNGESQEEYYKLIEANIYAIYRNPMGEAGISIGKLGGYDTYSPNEVRIHGMLNTTYNSFWADGGIWHVPMGNTTVTAAGLLNDVFGNYQQFIYGGSGEFSVDSNISVVSYTTYPWVTMNWLSDHPEWGVLWSPYLYGTWSGATNDKWTMILEATTTEKEAGRDIGIGIQGIEWNNGIIRGELFGYWADIETTTRQAYTGVISGRMLGTFCPSSYTYQATINGLWLETGKFLNMVSTEDGRNTLKKLDIPVVEVGSATLTGAGNNFTNLAMNNVRFFSTVSNGKPVIWATNSVTGNYTAPPSLSPTAIVLSGGGLSADFAFKKWDASTGRWLGTVSGSGGFNGSTNFVGAAAGIGATTGSGTIQGTAAGIAR; this comes from the coding sequence ATGAAGAGACATCTCCTTTCAATATCCTTTGGGATCCTTATTGTGACCTTTTTAACCAGTCCATGCCTTGCCGGTCTTGCAGGTAAGGTAATGTTGGTTGAAGGCAGGGTAGATGTGTTAAAGCCTGGTAAAAATATAGCCCAACCTGTTAGGCAGGGGGATCCAGTAGATGTGGGAGACATATATAGGGCAAAAAGTAATGGCAGGGCTGAAATCGTTTTTTTAAACGGCAATCTTTTGAAGGTTGCCCCCAACACAAGGGCAGAGATAAAGGAATTTATGTCAGAGGGGGATAGAACAAATAATGTAATTAAGCTCCATAGAGGAAGGGTTCAGGCAATATCAGGTGAGGAATTTATAAAAAAGGTATCTGCCTTTGCAGAAGGAAATAGATACGAAGTCCATACTTCCAATGCTGTAGCAGGGATCAGGGGCTCCAACATGATAGTTTCCTTTATAAGGGGTATCACAGGTACATTATTTATTGCAGGTCGTGGATATCAGTATAACCCCAATGACCCTGGAAGAAGGGTTGTAAACATTGTGGCAGGGAATATATCTTTTGTTACCACAGCTAATACACCGCCCACTCCACCAAGAAAGGCAACAGAGGCTGAAACTGCAACCTTTGTAAGGGCTGTTGTAGCCATTGAGGCAAAGGAAGAAGCTCAAAAGACAACGACAAGAGAGGAACCAGGGCCCACACAGGCACCAGGTGAACCCCAAAGAGAGCCAGGGCCTGCACCGGCACCCGCAACTACCACTCAGATGGACTCCATCATAGCTGCATCTGCACCTGTGGGAACACCTGGACCACAGACACAACCGCCTCCACCGCCTCCACCACCACCACCACCGCCACCGCCACCGCCACCTCCACCGCCACCAACCACAACAGGTTTTAGTGCACCTATTGATACCTATCTGAGGTATATGACAAAACCTCTATACGGATATACATTGGAAAATACAGGTGTATCTCTAATAGCACCTTTCAGGATAAAGCTTGAATGGGGTGCAACACCTGATGATCTCGATTCCCATGCCTATATACCCCTTGAAAAAGGAAGCAGTGAAGGTAGCTATTTCCATCTATATTATGCAAATATGGGTAACCCCTACACATATCAGCACAAATTTCCATTTGCCTACCTTGATACAGATGTAACTACAGGCTATGGCCCAGAAAATATATATATAGGTCATTATAGCAGGGGTACTACCTATTATTCTGTATATAATTGGACAGGCTCTCCTTCTATAACTACATCTTCAGCAAAAGTATATATAGAGAACATAGATGGTACTACTGTATATAAAACCTACACAATACCTACTACAGGAGATGGTGGATGGTGGAATGTCTTTGCCCTGGAAAGTGACATAGGTAGATATTCAGGGACGCTCTACACCATAGATAAGGTAGATGACTATGAGACCCTTCATTCCATAACCGTGAGTGCAGGGTCAATAATAGGTTTACTCTCATCAACCGGCGATATATTCACGGGAAATGATATCTCTATTAATATGGCAGGTGACTATCCCGGCACCACAGCACCTACATCTATGAATTATATATGGCTCCAGAATATATCCCCTTGGGATGGCAGCAAAAACCTCACAAAGGAAAGTGGCACATTTTTTGGCTTTTTGGGCGGGACCGATCACAGTTCAACAGAACGAAGCATGGAAGGACTCCTCTATGCACTCTATATAGCACCTGATGGAGGGGCAGGTATTATAAAAGGTGACCTTTCAGGAAAGGTGAATTCCCAGAGGACCCAATACAGAATGACAGGCTCATTAAATCATTACCGGTTTACAACCAATATAGGTATAAATCCATCTGACTTACCTGTGGATTGGTGGAATAACCCGACTTATGCTGATCTAAACATTGAAATGCATGCATACGGTGATGATTCAGGTGGTGGTTTTATGGACCAGGACTATAACTTTATAAGTCCCATGGCTTTCAGGGAAGACTATATAAGGTCTGTCAGATTCTCTTCTGGTTCCCATGACCCTTACTTTGGCGTATGGAGGGCTGAATCCTTTGGGAGATACGACAATATAGGCACGAACAATAAGTGGTTTATTCATACAGAATATACTGAGAAAGACCCATATTTCTATAATGATATGGAGATATTTAGTGTATTTGTCTTTGGCAATGAATGGGCAAATTCGAAGATAGTGGGTAAGGCAACGGGTTACCTTGCAAGCTGGGACACAGGTATTACAGCAATCCTCGGTGGTGAAACTATAGGTACATACAATACAAGCAACAGGGACTTTTCTGCTTTCTCTGCCGGTGCTTTTGTTGAAACGAGTAGATTCCTTTCTATGGTGTCAGATGCTAATGAAAAGGCAAAACTTACAGCCCTCGGTTTACCCACTACACTTACTATAAGCAATGTAAACCTTTCTGGGTATATACCCTCTCCTTATATAGAATTTAATAATTTGAGGTTTTTTAAACTATCTGAAGAAAAATTTCTGGTCTGGGCAACAGACAGTGTATCAGGCACCTACTCAGGTACCCTTGCCCCATCGGGAGATGTGTTTAGAGATACTTATCCTTTAGGGGACAACAGTTCATATCCTATATACGGTGATTTTCGCATGAATTATACAGGATATAATAGTGATACAGGGAGCAGTAACTGGATAGGGGAAATAACTGCCATAGGTCTTTTCCCTTATAATGATTCTTACATAGCCGGTAATCTTGTGGGGTATGCAGCAGGCCGTTATACGGACACCACTATCACAGGGACAGCTGTGGGAGATTTAAGTGTCATCCAATTTCTCGCCGAAATATCTCAGATAGGGTTGAATACCTATAATGGAACATCATATGTTGATGATGGCGAACTAGAAGGGTTTCTTGGACCTGAATCACCATTGAACTACTGGAGTGCCACGTATGAAAATCCTTTAGGCATTATGATGATGGGTATATATAAACCACCATATGCCGGTATGCAGTATAAAAAACATATCTTTTCTACAGATATTTTTCCATCTTTAGGTCCTTCAGGGCCATATACGAGCTATGATGGCGGCTCGTTTTACGGTAGTATGGTGGGTATGCACAATGGTGAATCTCAAGAAGAGTATTATAAACTCATAGAGGCAAATATATATGCCATATACAGAAATCCCATGGGAGAAGCAGGTATCTCCATAGGAAAATTAGGTGGATACGATACCTATTCCCCTAATGAGGTACGCATACATGGTATGCTTAATACAACATATAACAGCTTTTGGGCAGATGGTGGCATATGGCATGTGCCCATGGGAAATACAACTGTCACAGCAGCAGGCCTTTTAAATGATGTGTTTGGCAATTACCAGCAATTCATATATGGAGGATCTGGTGAGTTTTCCGTGGATAGTAATATTTCTGTAGTTTCTTATACAACATACCCCTGGGTTACTATGAACTGGCTGTCAGATCACCCAGAATGGGGCGTGCTCTGGAGTCCATATCTCTATGGTACCTGGTCAGGCGCTACAAATGATAAATGGACTATGATACTTGAAGCCACAACCACTGAGAAAGAGGCAGGCAGGGATATAGGGATAGGCATTCAGGGTATTGAATGGAATAACGGGATCATAAGGGGTGAACTATTCGGTTATTGGGCAGATATTGAGACCACAACAAGGCAGGCATATACAGGTGTTATTTCAGGGAGAATGCTGGGCACTTTTTGTCCCTCCAGTTATACATATCAGGCAACAATAAACGGTCTCTGGCTTGAGACCGGTAAGTTCCTTAACATGGTTTCCACAGAAGATGGAAGGAATACTCTAAAAAAGTTGGATATACCCGTTGTAGAGGTAGGGTCAGCAACCCTTACAGGTGCAGGTAATAATTTTACAAACCTTGCAATGAATAATGTAAGATTCTTTTCAACGGTCTCCAATGGAAAGCCTGTCATTTGGGCAACAAACAGTGTAACAGGTAACTATACTGCGCCACCATCTCTATCCCCAACGGCTATAGTATTAAGCGGAGGCGGACTGAGTGCAGATTTTGCTTTTAAGAAATGGGATGCATCAACAGGTAGATGGCTTGGCACGGTTTCTGGTTCAGGTGGATTTAATGGTTCTACTAATTTTGTCGGTGCAGCAGCAGGTATAGGTGCTACAACAGGTTCTGGCACTATACAGGGCACCGCTGCAGGTATTGCAAGATAA
- a CDS encoding serine hydrolase domain-containing protein, with the protein MLAPYLVQYDLPAIAAAVVKDGKVVSAGAVGTRRMGEKIPVTINDRFHIGSDTKAMTALLAAMLVEEGKLRWDTTLAESFPELVGNMEQKLRRVNLEQLLSHTSGIPSDNEEIVKVYLDAYSQEGNLDELRYWIVQQWSKRPQKAEPGSGFAYSNLGYTIAGAMIERATGKTWEEVIIERIFAPLELKTAGIGPQSSPGRVDAPLGHAVVKGKIKSFLAGPNGDGPAIIGPAGIVHMSVLDFASWAGWNAGEGKRGPLLVKPETMRKLHTPVISMPERKDAAPGTPRRGKYALGWGQMTVDWAPYPLIYHGGSNTMNLAHIWLDPKRDLAMVMVTNIGGEKADAAFAALAKELYAKFAQEQK; encoded by the coding sequence ATGCTCGCTCCGTATCTGGTTCAGTATGATCTCCCCGCTATCGCCGCGGCTGTAGTCAAAGATGGGAAGGTCGTTTCAGCCGGTGCGGTGGGCACTCGCAGGATGGGTGAGAAGATTCCTGTAACGATCAATGACCGGTTCCATATTGGTTCGGACACCAAGGCGATGACTGCCTTGCTGGCAGCTATGCTGGTCGAAGAGGGTAAGCTTCGTTGGGACACGACGTTGGCCGAGAGCTTCCCCGAGCTGGTGGGAAACATGGAGCAGAAGCTGCGGCGCGTGAATCTTGAGCAACTGCTGTCGCACACAAGTGGGATTCCGAGCGATAATGAAGAAATCGTCAAGGTCTATTTGGATGCATACAGCCAGGAAGGGAATCTCGATGAGCTGCGCTACTGGATCGTTCAGCAATGGAGCAAGCGGCCGCAGAAGGCCGAACCGGGCTCGGGCTTCGCCTACTCCAACCTGGGCTATACCATCGCAGGGGCCATGATTGAGCGCGCAACCGGAAAGACCTGGGAGGAGGTGATAATCGAACGGATCTTTGCTCCCCTGGAGCTTAAGACCGCTGGCATCGGACCGCAGTCTTCTCCAGGACGGGTGGATGCGCCTCTGGGGCATGCAGTGGTCAAAGGGAAGATCAAGAGCTTTTTGGCCGGCCCGAATGGTGATGGTCCCGCTATCATCGGTCCTGCCGGTATTGTGCACATGTCTGTTCTCGATTTTGCCAGCTGGGCAGGGTGGAATGCGGGCGAGGGAAAACGCGGACCTCTTCTTGTCAAGCCAGAGACGATGCGCAAGCTTCACACACCTGTGATTTCGATGCCAGAGCGAAAGGATGCCGCACCTGGGACCCCACGGAGGGGCAAATACGCCCTTGGCTGGGGACAGATGACCGTCGATTGGGCTCCCTACCCGCTGATTTATCACGGTGGCTCCAACACCATGAACCTGGCTCATATCTGGTTGGATCCCAAACGTGACCTGGCTATGGTGATGGTCACCAACATCGGTGGCGAGAAGGCCGATGCTGCGTTCGCAGCACTTGCCAAAGAGCTCTATGCGAAATTTGCGCAAGAGCAAAAATAA
- a CDS encoding nucleotidyltransferase domain-containing protein — MEILSLEEVISYLNKNKKYLHGRFGLIPFGIFGSFTRGEQTPLSDIDMVIETEDSKKYSHFFVI; from the coding sequence ATGGAAATTTTATCTTTAGAGGAGGTTATTTCATATTTAAATAAAAACAAAAAATACCTTCATGGCAGGTTTGGACTAATACCTTTTGGAATTTTTGGTAGTTTTACAAGAGGCGAGCAAACTCCTCTAAGCGATATAGACATGGTCATAGAGACTGAAGACAGCAAAAAATATTCACACTTTTTTGTAATTTAA
- a CDS encoding nucleotidyl transferase AbiEii/AbiGii toxin family protein, with protein sequence MLKGKGIITDFQKELLIFLSKLPDIERFYLTGGTALAEFYLGHRRSYDLDLFTSEKGLPLPFSRLAEENLKRANFNVEVIRRFESFTEFVVSREDEVRIQFAYDSPFRFAPVEDSDIGIKVNDYKDIIIDKLLAFFRRAEPRDTVDLFLILENENFWELSGLAIKKDPGFDLYWMAVNLNKIKDFPDDITRWPVETIKEIDVIKLKNLFASLTREIMDRLREKKL encoded by the coding sequence ATGTTAAAAGGTAAAGGGATTATCACTGATTTTCAGAAAGAGCTTCTTATATTTTTAAGTAAACTTCCTGATATTGAAAGATTTTACCTAACAGGTGGCACCGCACTTGCTGAATTTTATCTTGGACACAGAAGGTCTTATGACCTTGATTTATTTACCTCTGAGAAAGGATTGCCTTTGCCTTTTAGTAGATTAGCAGAGGAAAACCTCAAAAGAGCCAACTTTAATGTAGAGGTTATACGACGATTCGAATCCTTTACTGAATTTGTAGTGAGCAGAGAAGATGAAGTGAGGATCCAGTTCGCTTATGACTCTCCTTTTAGGTTTGCTCCTGTAGAGGATTCAGATATAGGCATAAAGGTCAATGATTATAAAGACATCATAATCGATAAATTACTTGCGTTTTTTAGAAGAGCAGAGCCGCGAGATACAGTGGATTTGTTCTTAATTTTGGAGAACGAAAATTTCTGGGAGCTTTCAGGGCTTGCTATCAAGAAAGACCCGGGTTTTGATTTATATTGGATGGCAGTCAATTTAAATAAAATAAAAGATTTTCCTGACGATATTACTCGTTGGCCGGTGGAAACAATAAAGGAAATAGATGTTATAAAACTAAAAAACCTATTTGCTTCTCTTACGAGAGAAATTATGGACAGATTAAGGGAAAAGAAACTATAA